In a single window of the Paenibacillus sp. MMS20-IR301 genome:
- a CDS encoding glycosyltransferase family 2 protein, which yields MIRLSVVAPVFNEEGNICDLYLSIVDALKGRIESYEIVLVNDGSRDQSAAILDEISRMDEAVKVIHFERNYGQTAAIWAGIKSSQGELIALMDADLQTDPKDIFRLMPFIEKIDFVNGKRVERNNTLLKSVSSRTGNRIRNWITGDSIYDTACPMKLFTREVADSLHLYKGMHRFLPTMAKMNGFKVIEVTVTHQERKRGVSKYGVWNRMFTGLMDAIIMSWLKKRVILYRIKGS from the coding sequence ATGATACGTCTTTCTGTAGTAGCACCGGTATTTAACGAGGAGGGCAATATCTGTGATTTGTACCTTAGCATTGTTGATGCGCTGAAGGGGAGAATCGAAAGCTACGAAATTGTCCTCGTGAATGACGGGAGCCGGGATCAAAGTGCTGCCATATTGGATGAAATCTCCCGGATGGATGAGGCGGTGAAAGTTATTCATTTTGAACGGAATTATGGACAGACGGCTGCAATATGGGCTGGAATCAAGAGCTCCCAGGGAGAATTAATTGCCCTAATGGATGCAGATCTGCAGACAGACCCCAAGGATATTTTCAGGCTGATGCCTTTTATTGAGAAAATAGATTTTGTGAACGGGAAACGGGTTGAGCGTAACAACACTTTGCTTAAGAGCGTATCTTCACGTACCGGCAACCGTATCCGTAATTGGATTACAGGTGATTCTATTTATGACACAGCCTGTCCAATGAAGCTCTTCACCCGCGAGGTCGCTGACAGCTTACATCTATATAAGGGTATGCACCGTTTCCTGCCGACAATGGCCAAGATGAACGGGTTTAAGGTGATCGAAGTTACGGTAACCCACCAGGAACGGAAACGGGGAGTGTCCAAATATGGAGTGTGGAACCGCATGTTTACCGGGCTCATGGATGCAATTATAATGAGCTGGCTCAAAAAGAGAGTGATCCTGTACCGGATCAAGGGATCATGA
- a CDS encoding MMPL family transporter, with product MAKMLFKLGRFAGTNSKKVIVAFILLMAVLGGLIFSMGTAFQEDVSIPGTESEKAMKILAEKFTGGEQDGQVKIVFKAPDNETLDSADNKTVISELLTKIQGDGAVTSVASPYELANINPDKQIGYAVVTYNSPADNVSQESKDAVEDSLAITRNQGIETGLSGTVKFEQTEAGGGPGEIMGVILAYVILALTFASLLVAGMPILMALIGVGIGVLLILLGTNFFDISSISLTLAGMLGIAVGIDYSLFIFSRFKQQLKKGYSVQESIAIANGTAGNAVIFAGLTVIIALLGLMVVDIPFMTTMGVATAVVVLMSIIVAVVVVPAVLGLMGHRIRPEKSNRLIAMLTRANKKKASDTNAWSRFVTKKPLIVAVVGIALLAVIATPFFHLNLGLPDDGNKQYETSERQGFDLLSDAYGAGFHSTLVVIAEPVNQEAASADNLKALSETINGLDHVKSATPAMPNQTNDLFLMSVTPEDGPNAPETKDLVNEIRALSDSGNMELLVTGATAVNIDISDQIMSAMPTFAILIVAFAFVLMMVVFRSILVPLKAVLGFVLSIGATLGFTVFIVQDGNFLDVFGFPGSSAILFLLPVLCIGILFGLSMDYEVFLVSRMREEFAHTGDAKKAIHAGLKENGAVVTAAGLIMISVFSGFIFSHDPTIKQMGLALAVGVLFDAFVVRLAIVPAVMTLLGKSAWYFPKWLDRILPNFDIEGETIMKEYSKQGGETGSLGTPMLNRKIL from the coding sequence ATGGCCAAAATGTTATTTAAGTTGGGACGATTTGCAGGCACCAACAGTAAAAAGGTGATCGTGGCGTTTATTTTGCTTATGGCTGTATTGGGCGGACTGATCTTTAGTATGGGAACAGCGTTCCAAGAGGATGTATCCATTCCGGGTACAGAATCAGAAAAAGCGATGAAAATTCTGGCGGAGAAATTCACGGGCGGTGAACAGGACGGGCAGGTTAAAATCGTGTTTAAGGCTCCCGATAATGAAACCTTAGACTCGGCTGATAATAAAACGGTCATTAGTGAATTGCTTACGAAGATTCAAGGGGATGGGGCAGTAACCTCGGTCGCTTCTCCATACGAGCTTGCGAACATCAATCCGGATAAACAAATCGGGTATGCGGTTGTAACGTATAATTCACCTGCAGATAATGTCTCACAAGAATCTAAGGATGCAGTAGAAGACAGTTTAGCAATAACAAGGAATCAAGGAATTGAGACCGGACTTAGCGGGACTGTTAAATTCGAACAGACGGAAGCGGGCGGCGGCCCGGGTGAGATTATGGGTGTAATCTTAGCCTATGTTATTTTGGCCCTTACCTTTGCTTCCTTGCTTGTTGCAGGAATGCCGATTCTTATGGCACTGATTGGTGTGGGTATCGGAGTATTGTTAATCCTGCTGGGAACTAACTTTTTTGATATCTCGTCCATCTCCCTCACTTTAGCAGGAATGCTCGGAATTGCCGTCGGAATCGATTACTCCCTGTTCATCTTCTCAAGGTTTAAACAACAATTGAAAAAGGGATATTCCGTTCAGGAATCGATTGCCATTGCCAACGGCACAGCCGGTAATGCCGTAATCTTTGCCGGATTAACCGTAATCATTGCGCTTCTAGGACTCATGGTTGTGGACATTCCCTTCATGACCACAATGGGAGTAGCGACCGCTGTAGTCGTATTGATGTCGATCATTGTAGCGGTAGTGGTTGTACCCGCCGTCCTCGGACTCATGGGACATCGCATCAGACCCGAGAAAAGCAACCGGTTAATCGCCATGCTGACGCGGGCCAATAAGAAAAAAGCATCCGATACCAATGCCTGGAGCAGATTTGTAACAAAAAAACCATTGATCGTTGCTGTAGTCGGCATAGCTTTACTGGCGGTAATAGCTACTCCGTTCTTTCATTTGAATCTTGGCCTTCCGGATGACGGGAATAAACAATATGAAACTTCGGAGAGACAAGGGTTCGATCTGTTATCGGATGCTTATGGGGCGGGGTTCCATTCTACGTTAGTCGTTATTGCCGAGCCTGTGAATCAGGAAGCGGCATCTGCGGATAACCTGAAAGCTTTGTCGGAAACCATAAACGGACTGGATCATGTGAAAAGTGCAACGCCTGCAATGCCGAACCAGACAAATGATCTATTCCTAATGAGTGTCACACCGGAGGATGGGCCGAATGCGCCGGAAACGAAAGATCTGGTAAACGAAATCAGGGCTCTTTCTGACAGCGGGAATATGGAACTTCTGGTGACAGGAGCTACAGCCGTTAATATTGATATCTCTGACCAAATCATGAGTGCCATGCCGACCTTTGCTATTCTAATTGTGGCGTTTGCCTTTGTACTAATGATGGTTGTCTTTAGATCCATTCTTGTGCCATTAAAGGCTGTACTCGGATTCGTGCTTTCGATTGGTGCAACCTTAGGCTTCACCGTATTTATTGTCCAGGACGGCAACTTCCTTGATGTGTTCGGGTTCCCCGGCTCCAGTGCAATATTATTCTTGTTACCTGTCTTATGTATCGGTATTCTGTTTGGTCTATCGATGGATTACGAAGTATTCCTTGTCAGCAGAATGCGTGAAGAATTCGCGCACACCGGCGATGCCAAGAAAGCCATTCATGCAGGCCTCAAGGAAAATGGAGCTGTTGTAACGGCGGCGGGCCTGATTATGATATCGGTATTCTCAGGGTTTATCTTCTCGCATGATCCGACGATCAAACAAATGGGCCTGGCCCTAGCTGTGGGTGTTTTATTTGATGCTTTTGTCGTCCGGTTGGCCATTGTACCTGCTGTAATGACATTACTGGGCAAATCGGCCTGGTACTTCCCTAAATGGCTGGACAGAATACTGCCCAACTTCGATATCGAAGGGGAGACCATCATGAAGGAGTACTCCAAGCAGGGCGGGGAGACCGGTTCCCTTGGTACACCTATGTTAAACCGTAAGATATTGTAA
- a CDS encoding aldo/keto reductase translates to MHQIRRWLISLKPIRNFRSTSFTLRWHLQRGIVAIPKSANPQRIKENTGIFDFELTDEEMDRIRRLNTGTRYSVNPAGYMENPPYVKLMRLFV, encoded by the coding sequence ATGCATCAAATCCGCCGATGGTTAATCAGCTTGAAACCCATCCGGAATTTCCGCAGTACGAGCTTCACTTTGAGGTGGCATTTACAGAGGGGGATTGTCGCAATCCCTAAGTCCGCAAACCCGCAGAGAATAAAGGAAAACACCGGAATCTTTGACTTTGAGCTGACCGATGAAGAAATGGACCGGATTCGCCGGCTCAATACCGGGACAAGATACTCGGTAAATCCGGCTGGCTACATGGAAAACCCGCCATATGTGAAATTAATGAGGCTGTTTGTGTGA
- a CDS encoding amidase family protein: MNKWKRLRKSKRNHPGFTGPEHSPAKKNWSKKQVIATSITLSVIASGVIPFQTADALTRVTSDSGTVWEIHDVFAPSLDTGSLRTVGTTQVQGFGNIFVKVSSPSASLMNGQMMRGFNLKYDGVNTFTSAQSVNLGNVTVTREVYVDTTLNRTRFFDTFTNKNDIDVKVDVSFGGSLGYGTTANASVVKATYSEDLEVTTEDSWIVVDSSARNNKPLGVAVGSPHPFDNGLTGLGNQQQNPFTTPLAKSGNEANFYGFINTLNIRPGESKSLVHYVQVGEAGEAGLNNLVTMLNGLNSHLDVSGLSNAQIRSISNWDISGIEGLNTGDSLVIPDAPAAAALVTSSPYDVTNKSIAEMQQDMVNGKTTSVQITQAYLDRIKAYDEGQLGFHAFLHVSETALNQAKAADAARAQGAKGDLLGIPIAIKDIYDTKDMPTTGGSKALEGWQPESDAFQVNKLREAGAVIIGKVNTSEFANSGSFSESGWLQTWNALYPSKTSFGSSGGSAVSVAADFAAAAMGSQTGVSLYAPTTGSSLKSFRGTDGMASTTGVLPLTWGQDYAGPIAKTVTDLAIMLNATTGTDPQDIFTVTADADHKRPADWKESLDSNALQGKKIGYIPASFVSTYADDDTGQAVMNKFSELQAAGATMVEMSALPAAPSRPSGINGSTEGWARYIELHKDFPYLDGASVLASDKVLIYNQRSYTAPVRMTEQAVQDYIKYRTDYKEVIKGWMDANGVDAVVYAGFISDVYNNDASASQLSSDRGTGVLTSNVGLPTVVVPVGTNDSGYSISMQLVGRAWDDANVLGMGYALEQQSQARLLTAFAPALQYVSPPVTPDPGTDGPSTGGGTVTPTPTPTPMPTPTTEPTSTSQPEVVSFADTMNHWAWASIDTLIAKGLLTGYSDGTFRPNAGLTRAEAIKVIATYMGLEGQASNFKDVSTAHWASKYIGAAAGSGLMNGYSDGSFRPDQKISRSELAALITRAFKLTGTGNTTFKDVNRSAWYYDSIDALASNKIITGYADSTFKPQQEITRAEFATMVSRLLETVN; this comes from the coding sequence ATGAACAAATGGAAACGTCTGCGTAAATCTAAGAGAAACCACCCTGGTTTCACTGGACCTGAACATTCACCCGCAAAAAAGAATTGGAGTAAAAAGCAAGTTATAGCTACTTCTATTACGTTATCTGTTATAGCTTCGGGAGTCATTCCTTTTCAAACCGCTGATGCTTTAACCCGGGTCACTTCAGATAGCGGCACAGTATGGGAGATTCACGATGTATTTGCTCCCAGCTTAGACACAGGAAGTTTACGCACAGTTGGAACTACACAGGTACAAGGCTTCGGTAATATCTTTGTTAAGGTATCCTCACCTTCGGCTTCCCTGATGAATGGTCAGATGATGCGCGGGTTTAACTTGAAATACGATGGCGTGAATACCTTCACTTCGGCTCAATCTGTAAATCTGGGAAATGTAACTGTAACCCGCGAGGTATATGTGGATACTACTCTCAACCGGACGAGATTCTTTGATACTTTTACGAACAAAAATGATATAGATGTAAAGGTTGATGTATCTTTCGGCGGCTCTTTAGGCTATGGTACAACAGCAAATGCTTCAGTAGTCAAGGCAACCTACTCGGAGGATCTGGAGGTGACTACAGAGGATTCTTGGATCGTTGTAGACAGCAGTGCCAGAAACAATAAGCCGCTGGGCGTGGCCGTTGGCTCTCCACATCCCTTTGATAACGGGTTAACCGGTCTGGGTAATCAGCAGCAGAACCCATTCACAACACCACTCGCCAAGTCCGGCAATGAGGCAAACTTCTACGGGTTCATTAATACATTAAATATTAGGCCGGGTGAGTCGAAATCCCTGGTCCATTATGTACAAGTGGGAGAAGCCGGCGAAGCAGGGCTGAACAATCTGGTTACTATGCTCAACGGACTTAACAGCCATCTGGATGTGAGCGGACTCTCAAATGCACAAATCCGTTCCATTAGTAACTGGGATATCTCTGGTATAGAGGGACTTAATACTGGAGATAGCCTGGTGATCCCAGATGCTCCTGCAGCCGCAGCATTAGTAACTTCATCCCCGTATGATGTTACGAATAAATCCATTGCAGAGATGCAGCAGGATATGGTGAATGGCAAAACTACTTCTGTACAGATTACTCAAGCCTATTTAGATAGAATTAAGGCATACGATGAGGGACAACTGGGCTTCCATGCCTTCCTGCATGTCTCTGAAACTGCGCTGAACCAAGCCAAAGCTGCTGACGCTGCCCGCGCACAAGGTGCAAAGGGCGATCTGCTGGGGATTCCCATTGCGATAAAAGATATCTATGATACCAAGGATATGCCAACCACCGGCGGCAGCAAAGCGCTTGAAGGCTGGCAGCCTGAATCTGATGCCTTCCAGGTGAATAAGCTGCGGGAAGCCGGGGCTGTAATTATCGGCAAAGTAAATACTTCCGAGTTTGCTAACAGCGGAAGCTTCAGTGAGAGCGGCTGGCTTCAGACCTGGAATGCATTATATCCTTCGAAAACCTCTTTCGGCTCAAGCGGCGGCTCGGCCGTATCCGTAGCAGCTGATTTTGCAGCAGCAGCCATGGGTTCGCAGACAGGGGTATCCCTCTATGCCCCTACTACAGGCTCCAGCCTCAAAAGCTTCCGCGGTACAGACGGTATGGCAAGCACTACAGGTGTACTGCCACTCACTTGGGGACAAGATTATGCAGGTCCCATTGCTAAAACTGTAACCGACCTGGCCATTATGCTGAATGCTACAACGGGTACGGACCCGCAGGATATTTTCACAGTGACTGCTGATGCAGATCATAAACGTCCGGCTGACTGGAAAGAATCTCTTGATTCTAATGCCTTGCAAGGTAAAAAAATCGGATATATTCCTGCATCCTTTGTCTCGACTTATGCGGATGATGATACAGGACAAGCCGTAATGAACAAGTTCTCAGAGCTGCAGGCAGCGGGCGCAACAATGGTTGAAATGTCTGCCCTACCAGCAGCTCCCAGCCGTCCTTCAGGCATTAACGGATCTACTGAAGGGTGGGCGCGTTATATTGAGCTTCACAAGGACTTCCCTTATCTGGATGGCGCAAGTGTACTCGCTTCAGATAAGGTGCTTATCTATAATCAAAGAAGCTATACCGCGCCAGTGCGTATGACGGAACAGGCTGTACAAGATTACATTAAGTATAGAACGGACTACAAAGAAGTCATTAAAGGCTGGATGGACGCGAATGGCGTTGATGCTGTTGTGTATGCAGGCTTCATTAGTGACGTGTATAACAATGACGCATCAGCCTCCCAATTAAGCTCTGACCGGGGCACGGGCGTATTAACATCTAACGTAGGTCTCCCAACGGTAGTGGTTCCTGTAGGAACTAATGACAGCGGATATTCAATCTCTATGCAGCTTGTGGGCAGAGCATGGGATGATGCCAATGTATTGGGGATGGGCTATGCTCTGGAGCAGCAAAGTCAAGCCAGACTGCTTACAGCCTTTGCCCCGGCACTTCAATACGTGTCACCTCCTGTTACTCCTGATCCAGGCACAGATGGACCAAGCACTGGAGGAGGTACAGTGACGCCTACGCCTACACCGACACCAATGCCTACACCAACAACGGAACCAACATCAACATCTCAGCCGGAAGTGGTTAGTTTTGCAGATACAATGAATCACTGGGCGTGGGCAAGCATCGACACGCTTATTGCTAAGGGATTACTGACGGGTTATTCCGATGGTACCTTCCGTCCAAATGCAGGGTTAACCCGCGCTGAAGCCATCAAGGTAATTGCCACATACATGGGACTTGAAGGACAAGCAAGTAACTTTAAAGATGTCTCTACGGCGCATTGGGCGAGTAAGTATATCGGTGCAGCCGCCGGATCAGGCTTGATGAACGGATATAGCGATGGAAGCTTCCGTCCGGATCAGAAGATTAGCCGCAGTGAATTAGCGGCACTCATCACTAGGGCCTTTAAGCTGACAGGTACCGGAAACACAACTTTCAAAGATGTTAACAGAAGTGCATGGTATTATGATTCCATCGATGCCCTCGCCTCCAATAAGATTATTACCGGATACGCAGACAGCACATTTAAGCCTCAGCAAGAGATTACCCGAGCAGAGTTTGCAACAATGGTATCCCGATTACTAGAGACTGTGAATTAA
- a CDS encoding class I SAM-dependent methyltransferase: MNRDFIVKHWYASMYEKFENQTQDVEFLSKVLSEQSGNQSLNILEVACGGGRICVPLAKAGHTVTGFDADEHMLLRCYRRMAGLPNIHCYQAEAATSEWGLGFDVVIMAGNILINIENDMNYKEAQLTFIKNAAASLRTGGHLYLDFDLHYNPAAVFSSLKESRYFEETDELGTTGHIVSYGSVYDPITQVCSGTGHSELTTNSGEKLIISKRWYKHIPTQAQVYNWLAEAGFSIERTYQNFTDEPMPEPIGEATHRAIIWAQKI, from the coding sequence GTGAACAGAGATTTTATCGTAAAGCATTGGTATGCCAGTATGTATGAAAAGTTCGAAAACCAAACACAGGATGTTGAATTTTTATCGAAAGTACTATCTGAACAATCAGGCAACCAATCATTAAATATCCTTGAAGTTGCCTGTGGCGGTGGCAGGATATGTGTACCGCTTGCAAAGGCGGGTCATACTGTTACAGGTTTTGATGCCGATGAGCATATGCTCCTGCGCTGTTATCGCCGAATGGCAGGTTTACCTAATATACACTGTTATCAGGCTGAAGCAGCGACTTCGGAGTGGGGGCTCGGTTTTGATGTAGTCATTATGGCAGGTAATATCCTCATTAACATTGAAAATGACATGAATTATAAAGAGGCGCAGCTGACCTTTATTAAAAATGCGGCTGCGTCCCTTCGCACCGGTGGACATCTTTATTTGGATTTTGACTTGCATTATAATCCGGCAGCTGTTTTCAGTAGTTTGAAAGAGAGCCGCTATTTCGAAGAAACAGACGAATTAGGTACGACTGGCCACATTGTCAGCTATGGAAGCGTGTATGACCCCATTACCCAGGTTTGTTCCGGAACGGGTCACTCTGAGCTTACTACAAATAGCGGTGAGAAACTTATTATATCCAAGCGATGGTATAAGCATATCCCTACACAAGCGCAGGTTTACAATTGGCTGGCAGAAGCCGGATTTTCTATAGAACGTACCTATCAAAATTTCACAGATGAACCGATGCCAGAGCCGATTGGTGAGGCTACACATCGCGCTATTATCTGGGCGCAAAAGATTTGA